Within Flavobacteriales bacterium, the genomic segment GTGATCCCGGAGTAACACCTTCTACCAGGATACCATAGGTATTGGCTTCGGGAATATTCATGAATTCCGCTTTTTCTCCGGAAACATGTTTATACCAAACACCCAGGTAGGCGGTGGTAGAGTCGTTATGTGTCGTGGCGGACACAGCGAAAAACAGGTTGATCGACAAGATTAGAATAGTAGCTCTTTTCATGTTATGCGTATTGCTTAGTAATGGCCGTATAACGATCACCGCAAACTCAGGTTCCTGAAAAAGAGCACCTTAACAGGACATTAACTCAAGTGTTAATGTCTTTAAATACGAGCCTATTCTTACTTAGTGACCTGTTTTATAATAGCCGCTGCTACCACCACTTCCAAAATAGAAAGAGGAATTGCGAACCAAAGAATGCCAAATGGAAGAACGGCCATATTTCCCGTGACCAGCCACATCAAAAAAAGCCGAACCACCAGGCCAAAATACAAGTAGACCAATAAGAGAACCGCCGCAAGAGGTAAAAATTTCCAATGGCGAAGCACAGTGACCATACCCCCCCAAAGAGCGCCATTAATTGGCTCGGCCGGAAACACGAGTCCGAAACCTTCGTAGTGGCGGGTCCAATAATACTTGAGCAAGAATTCATTGCGCACGAACTCTGAAATGCCGATCCATACCGTACTGAGCAAGATCGGCAGCATGGCCTTTTTAAAGATTTTCTATTATCTCTTTAATTGATCACCTTCCCCATGAAGAGCCAACAACCACGTAAATGGCCCGCTGCTCAGGCCCTCTGGCCACATCGATTCCCGCTTGTAGCCCAAATACGCGTGCGAGCAAGTAACGGAATCCTCCACCGGCGTTCCACGCGGTATAATTGGGTAAGGCCGACTCTTCCTCGTTCGAAGTCCAGCCATATCCGGCGAAGCCCAACAACGCCCACCTGCGCGTAATACGGTACTGTTGTTCCGTTTCAAGTACTCCGATTTTACTCCCTTGATACCTTTGGCTTGGGACACCGCGAAGTTCAATGAAAGGTAAAGCGTAAAATGGGGGGTGATCCAAGGCCTAATTGGCCTGTGTTCGAAAGCCCATAATCCATTTTGAACCAATAGGTTGGTAGTAATGCAAATACCATTGTACCTGACCAAAATTCCTAGAGCTCCCCAGCCGCTCCGGTGCATAATTGATCGAAACACTCGAAATGTAACCGCCCGTCGGTGAAAAAACGTCATCCCTGTGGTCGAATTGAACCTGAACCCCCAGTCTGCTTGTCGTGATTTCGCGGTCAACGGCCGGAACCAACCCATCCGGGTCGCGCTGAGAACTGACCGTGGTCTCTAGATATCGATAACTACCTCCGACAAACAGATCGGTCTGGCCAATACGCCAATTGGCCTCTTGATGTATAAAAGTGCTCTGCAAATTATATTCGATAGCGAAATCTCTATCGAGCAGGTCGGAAAAGCCGTAGTAGGTTAGGTTAATGGACCCAAACCCCGCAAATCCTCTATAGCGCAAACGGTCGTTATTCCAAAAGCCCATGTAGCCCCCTCCGGCATACCAAGACCCGTTTTCTGTTAATCCTCCCTCGAATAAAGCGACATCCGGCATCTTGAATTTTCGTTCCCCTTCGACCTGCTCTTTGGGAATGAAAACGGCATTCATTAAGGAACCTCCATACCCTACGGCAGGCTCGGTAATCGGACTAATGATCGGTAAAAATCCGTGTAGGTCGAATAAGAAATGACTCACGTCAAAAGCTCCGTCAAGTGTATCTCGGAAAATTTTCTGGTCTTGAGCCTTGAGCGGCACAACGTTCCAAAGTAGTATGAACAATGCCGCGAACCGTCTCATTAAATTTGAGAATTAATCAGAAAGGTATAAAAACCAATCGATCAATTCTCGCTCATCAACAATGCTCCAACTATGCGGATGACGAGTACCGTCGGGATAATATCCCTTGTCCTGAGTCAGAATCAGCTCGGCTCGCTCATTGCCTAAATAGCGCAATTCACTCACGATCCCGGCCATATCTATGGCGTTCATGCCGTAATAATCCTTCCCGCGTGTTTCCATCCACCACAGCACATCGGGTTCCGTATACGCTCGCAGTGCAACATCGACATAACACTTCAAATGAGTCCCTCCATAGGCGGCGAAGCAATACGGTGAGTAGTCGATGTAATTTTGACGGTCCTCAATCGGATCGCCGAGGTACTTCTCCAAATGCGCCGAAACCCACTTGCCTTCCTTAGCGGCGACATCCCGGATCTTTCGGTCGCGTGCCGTGGTCGCCTCCCTGTAAAAACGGACCATATCCAGCGGCGCGTCGCAAATGGCTACGGCCTGCGGCCGGATTTGCACCTCGCTCGTTTCGCGAGACGCATACTCCACGAGCTTCAACGCCCGGGTTC encodes:
- a CDS encoding BamA/TamA family outer membrane protein; translation: MRRFAALFILLWNVVPLKAQDQKIFRDTLDGAFDVSHFLFDLHGFLPIISPITEPAVGYGGSLMNAVFIPKEQVEGERKFKMPDVALFEGGLTENGSWYAGGGYMGFWNNDRLRYRGFAGFGSINLTYYGFSDLLDRDFAIEYNLQSTFIHQEANWRIGQTDLFVGGSYRYLETTVSSQRDPDGLVPAVDREITTSRLGVQVQFDHRDDVFSPTGGYISSVSINYAPERLGSSRNFGQVQWYLHYYQPIGSKWIMGFRTQAN